TCGGCCCGGTCAGTTCGGGCGCTCTGGAAGAGATCGCGGGCAGGATACCGACGATTCGGGTCGCGCCCTGGCAGATAAGGCAGGCGTCTTCCCCGTGACGGTGCTCCCCGTGCCCTTCGTGGGGCGTGAGGAACGTTGCGCGCCCGCCGCAATCCAGGTGCCCATGGGCGACAAGCGCCGCGTTATGGGTAGCCTGGTGGAGGGGGACGGCGAGGTTCATGGCAAAAAGCAGGACGGCCAACGCCGCGGCGCTGAAATTCCATCCTGTCCTGCTGAATGCGCTGTTGACCACTGATCTGCTCCAATGCCCCCGCTGATTTCGGTAATGATAAGGCAGTATCATTACTTTGTCAAGTGGAAATTTCGCGCCGATTGGCGGCGGGAACGTTGAGGCGCGCCTGGTGTGGTTAGAAGAGAGAAAAGAACCCGCGAATCGCGAGGAAGACGAAAAGTATCAGGCCGGCGCAACCGAAGAGACAGCAGCCGGAGCCATCCCCGCCCCGGTCGATGCGGATGGTACGTCCCCACATGTTGCCCGACGGCGGACGCTGGTATTCCGGGTTGAAGAAGGGATCGTCTTCGTAGTTCGGTTCTTTTTCGGGCTCCGGGTCATTCAGGGCCACGGCGCGCACGTCTATCACCTCGGCGGAAACGGGTACGGGCACCCGGACGGCAGCGCCGCACGACGGGCAGTTGACGCCATTTCCGGCGAGGTCTGTCGGCGCTTCCAGCACGGTATTGCAATGGGGGCAACGAACTTCTATCACAAGTAAACTCTCTATACAGTAGGGACGGACACGGTCCCGAGACCAACTACTCAACACTTGGCAATTGTTGAGCCCTGAGTCCAGTACACTCAACTCTTCACGCTTATTCTATACAAAGCCCCGCGTGCGCGTCAGGTTGCGGCGAGGGACTTCAAGCGCGCGATGGCATAGGCCGCACTCGGGCACGCGGGATGTGCCGCGGCGCGGGTAAGGTCGAAGCCATGACGCTGGATAAACTTCTCGGCGAACTTGGGCTTGCTTGCCCCCGGGCCTCGACCTGTATGCTCAACGAGCACGGACTTCAGTCTTTCCCATGCATTCGCATAAACCTCGGGCATCGCTTCGAAGAATTCGTTATTGCCCATGTAACTTCGCATGGCTTCGGTATCTCCAAGAAACCACGATTCCACCGATGTTCTGGCGATCAGCACGAGATCCACACCATCTGCGAAAATCAATTGCTTTCTGCCGGTGATGCAAGGTACGACCGCGCTTGGATCGAGATCGGCAAGGATAACGACCTTGTCGGGCCGCGCCTCCTTGACGAAGGCTGGAAATTGTAAAGATAGTCGGTGTGACCTCAAATTGTCGATGCTCGACACGTTCAGGACAGGATCAGCCACCTCCAGACCGAGGTCTCCGTGCATCCAGTTGCGAAAGCAACTGCTTTCGACCAAGAGTTTCTCTGTGTCGCCTTCGACTATGAAACCCACCCTCACCAAGGCAGTCCCGCACCCAGAAGATTGGACAGCCAGGCCTCATCCATGCCGAACGGGCGAATATCCTCATCGGTCAGATTGCCATCGGAAGCATGTTTCATTATCGTGGCGCCCTCCTTTCGGTCTACAAGCCACAACTCTTCCAGCTTCGTGTGCCTCACGACGGACTCGGAATGGGTCGTGATCCAAATCGCGTGCTCCGGCGTCGCGGTTTCCCGCATCAACTCGATCAACTCGCCTATTGCTTTTGGATGCAATCCCCGCTCCGGCTCCTCGATGAGTGTTAGGCTGAGAGGGGCGGGTTTGTCGAGAATAGCGACAAGAAGAGACAGTGCAAACATGGTACCTTGGGATACAAAGCCTGCGGGAAACGCGCGCGCCGCATGCTTTTCCTTGAACGTGATCTCAGATCTTTGATCAAGATGCCTGCGCTCGATATTTACCGATTCGACCGTCGGCACTAAGAACTCCATCCATTCGCGAATGTCTTCCCGCACATTGGGATCTTTCCCCATGCGGGACAGTACCGCCGCCAGATTGCGACCGCTCACGTCGAGGAATGTGTCATCGCCATCTGGCTCAAAGGCCCCCGTCGCCGCGCCAGGATCGATTCTGTACAGACGGATATTTCGTGCGAGTTCACCGACGGCAATACCCTCAAACATTGATAAGTTTGAATAGTCGTCGCGGATTCTTGGACTAATTGGATGCCCCGTAATTGTGGTGTATTCAAGCCCCGACTTTCCACGAGGTCGGTTGTACGTCTTGCCGGATTGTGTCAGACCCTCCTCCAACTGGGGCCCAGATTCTCCGCCATGGATTGTCATGGAATAACTTGTTGGTACAAACACCCCGGCTTGCGCCTCGGAGCTATCTAAAAGGACACCGTCCAGCTCAATGCCAAAATTAGTTTCATCAGACGACTTAAGCGCGGTCGCATTTCGGACAAATTCAGAGCCCCCCGAAGAACGAATCGCTTCTACCGCGCCACTGACCACCACCCTCTGAAAAAACGCCAATGCATCAAAAAAATTGCTCTTACCCGTCCCGTTGGCCCCGGCAAATACTGAAAAGGGGCCAACATCGTGCAATTCGAGCGTATCGATGCTCTTGAAGTTTGAAATCTTGAGTCGCTTGATGAACGGCTTACTCATGGTGGCACCTGTGGGTCGATTCCCATGGAAAAAACGCGCGCGGCTGTCTCGCCGTTGGCACCAGCATAGCACATTCGCGCGGGGCTTCGACCCTGCCTTTCCGCGCCATCCGTGGTAGGCCAAGAGGGCGGACCCCGGCGCACCCGGGTCCGCCCTTGCAATTCCATTCATGCCATCGGCTTACTTCACCGGCGGTGTGTTGTCGTAGCCCTCCACCACGAAGCTCTGGCCTCCGCCGCCCTCGTAGAGGGTGTTGTCCACGTAGACCTGGGAGAAGAGGGGTTCGCCCTCGGGTATGAGCGCGTCAAAGCTGATGCGCAGCATGGGACCGAAGGCGCCAAAGGGCATGGGGTCATCGGGCGACTGGAAATCGAGGGTGATGCCGTTGCCCTCGGGGTCGTCGGTGCTGGCGAGGGTCCAGCCGCTCAGCAGACCGTCATTTGACGCGTCCACCACGTCGATCGTGAAACCCGTGTCGCTCGCGAGATAGATGCTGAATCGGCTGATCAGCCGGGGGATATAATCCGCGCGGAGGAAGACGGTGGTGGCGTTTTCGCTGTCGGAGGAGACGAAGCGGAGCTTCCCTTCCAGTGGACCATTGCCCGCGTGCTGGGTGGGGACGAAGTTGGTCTCCGCGGTATAGCTGGTTGAGTCGTCGCCGAGGATCAGCGTGAAGCCCGGCAGGAAGGGGGTATTGCTTCGGGCAACGGAGGCCCAGCGAAGGGTGTACTGGCCGTCGAGGTCCTGCACGATTTGCATGAAGGAATCATCCAGATCGGCCACGGTTTCGGCGGTGAAGAGGGTGCCGTCGGTGCGCTCCGTGAGTTCATCGAGATCGGTGGAGACTGCATCCGTGCCAAAGTCGATGGCATAGATCCGGATGCCCCGGGCTTTCGCGAGATTCACCACGGCGTTGGTGTCGGCGGTGCTGGAGGTATCGTCGCCATCGGTAAAGAGCAGGATATACCGCGACTCCTCGTCTTGACTGGCGGACTCGAAGGCGCCCGCGGCGTCGAGCACGGCGTCGAGCATGCGCGATGCGGAATAGAATCCGCGAACGAACTCGCTCTGGATTGCGTCGATCCGGTCGCGGGTAAAGGCGCGATCCACGGTGAAGGGCGTCACGATTTCCGCCTCGGCATCGTCCCGGTGAAACTCGGTGACGCTGACCAGGGCATCGTCGTTGAGGGCGGGCAGAAGAATATTTTTCGCGGCATCCTCCATGGCCGCGATGGCGCCACCGGACTCCTGCATGGACTGGGTGTAGTCCAGCACGAGTGCGACCTTCAATTGGCGGGCCGCGCCGCGCTGGAGGTAGACGTCGGTTTCATTGGGGATGACCTGTGCGCCTTCCCTCGCGAGGACGGCGAAGAGATCGGGATCCCGCACGACGCCGTGCCCGTCGCTGTCGTGGAGGGAGAAGGAGAAATCGATGAGGTAGGGCGAGGAATAGGTGGTCACGGGGTTTATGACGTTCAGCGCGCCGGAGCCGCCCGTTTCATCCTGGGTAACGGTCACCTGGACGGAGCGGGTGATGATGCCGGGCGCACTGAAGATGATGCTGCCCGTGTGCTGGCCGGCCGATAACCGGGTGCGATCAATGGAGACCTGGAGGGTCTGCTTGTTGAAGGGGCCCGAGGTCTGTGCGGGCGCGTTGCTTGCCACCGTGCGGACGTTGACCACGATCCACGAGTTGGAGGGTGTCACGGCGAGCGTGAGTCGCTCGACGTCGGGATTGTTGTTCCACACTTCGAGAAAGCGCGGCAATTCGCTGCGCTCGAAATCGAGGGTGGCATTGGAAAAGGAAATGGCTTCCACGGGATCGGGGGGACAGCCCGTTCCCAGCAGGCCAAGCGCCGCCATGAGGAATACGCCGAGGATTTGAAGTGAGACGCGCATTGTGACCCCTTTCCTGTATCGTTTTACCCATCGCGCAAGCCGGTTACTCGATCATGGTACCACGTGGGGCCGGAAACCGACCCGACAGGTTGCATTGCACCCTTCCACAATACCACGGCGCGGCCATTTCGTTGCTTTCCGAAGGCGGCGGCAGGTATACTTTTCCATTCCGGGCCAGTGCTTTTCCCCATCCATTGACGACCTATACCCAACGGGTTCAAGGGGATAAGTCCAACCCGGCCCGCCTGTGAATACCTGTCTCCCGGAAAGTCGGAAGGGCCTGTCCGTGGAGACTCCGGGAGCGACGGCTCCCCGGCGGCGTGACAGGAAATTGTAACTATTCAGCCAGATGCGGCCTGAAGGCCAGGGGCCCACCGCGTCGCCAATGATTCAATTCACGGAAGGTTTTCGCCATGATTATCATAATGGCCTCCCGAAGCAAGGAAGATGTCGACTACGTAATCCAGAAGGTCGAAGACCTGGGTTATCGCCCCCACGTCATCGAGGGTGTGGAACGCACCGTCATCGCGGCGGTGGGCGACGAGCGGGGCAAGGAACGCCTCGCCGCGCTGGAAAGCCTGCCGCACGTGGAGAAGGTGGTTCCCATCCTTAAGCCCTTCAAGCTGGCCGGTCTGGAGGTGAAGCAGGAGCGCTCCGTCGTTGAATGCGGCAACGTGAAAATCGGCAATGGCAACTTCTGCATTGTGGGTGGCCCCTGCTCTGTGGAATCCCGTGACCAGATCTTCGAGACGGCCAAGGTCTGCAAGGAAGCGGGTGCGAACATGCTCCGCGGCGGCGCTTACAAGCCCCGCACCTCGCCTTACAGCTTCCAGGGCATGGAAGAAGAGGGCCTGATTCTCCTGGAAGAGGCGGGCAAGGAATACGGCATGCCGGTGGTCACGGAAGTCATGACGACGGAGCAGGTTCCCCTTGTGGAGAAGCACGCCGACATGTTCCAGATCGGCGCGCGCAACATGCAGAACTTCGGTCTGCTCAAGGCCGTGGGCAAGGCCCGCAAGCCGGTCTTCCTCAAGCGCGGCATGATGTCCACCATCCAGGAACTGCTCATGTCCGCCGAGTACATCATGTCCGAGGGTAATCCGAACGTGGTGCTGTGCGAACGCGGCATCCGCACCTTTGAAACCGAGACGCGCAACACGCTGGACATCCAGGCGGTGCCGGTGCTCCAGAAATACACGCACCTGCCCGTGGTCATCGATCCGAGCCACGCCGCCGGCATGTGGGACCTCGTGCGCCCCATGTCCCGCGCTTCCGTGGCCGCTGGTGCCGATGGTCTGATGATCGAAGTACACCCCCGCCCGGCGGAAGCCTTCTCCGATGGTCCCCAGTCCCTGAAGCCCCACAAGTTCGCGGCGCTGGTCGAAGAATTGCGGCCCTTCCTGGAACTGATGGGGCAGAAGGTGAGCTGAGGTGGCCGAGAACGAGGAACATAAGGGCATCGAAGGCAGCCAGGTCGAGGGCGAAGCCCCCGGCGAGGACGAGGATTACGACGAGGAGATCGTCTCCATCGAGTCCATGGGCCGCGAAGAGACGCGCCAGGCGCTTTACGCGCTTTTGTTTGCCAGCGACCGGCCCATGAACGCCACGCGCCTCGCCGAGGCCATCAGCGAGCACATGGACCCGGAAATCGTGGGTATGCTGCTGGAAGAGCTGCGCGAGGACTTGAACAAGCGCCCGGAGATCCCCTATTTCCTGAAGGAAATCGGCGGCGGCTACCAGTTGCTCACGAAACCCGAGTTTGCCCCCTTCATCCGCCGTCTTTTCCAGATCAAGCGGAGCAAGCGTCTTTCCAAGTCTGTGCTGGAAACCTTGGCCATCATCGCCTATAAACAGCCCACGACGCGCGCCGAAGTGGAAGCGATCCGCGGCGTGAGCGTGTCCCACGCTTTTGAGCAACTGCAGGAGCGCCACTTCATCAAGGTAAGCGGCGTCTCCGATTCTCCCGGGCGCCCCAAGCTGTATCGCACGACGGACGATTTCCTGGTGCAGTTCGGCCTGGGCAGCCTCAAGGAACTGCCCACCCTGGAAGAACTCCAGGAAACGCGGTAGGGCCGTGGAACGGCTCCAGAAATACCTGGCCGCCTGCGGCGTGGCCTCGCGCCGCGCCGCGGAAGTGTTGATCGAGGATGGCCGCGTCACGGTCAATGGTGAGGTGGCATCGCTCGGCTGCAAGGTCGAGCCCGGCACCGACACGGTACACGTGGACGGCAAGCCCGTGGGCACCGAGGCCCACGTCTACCTGGTGTTGAACAAACTCCCAAATACCATCACCACGGCCAAAGATACCCATGGCCGCACGACGGTGCTCGACGGCCTCGGCGATGTGGGCGCGCGGGTCTTCCCCATCGGCCGACTCGATCTCGATGTGGGTGGCGTGCTCCTCCTCACCAACGACGGCGAGTTGGCCAACCGCCTCATCCATCCGCGCTACCAGATCCCCAAGGTCTACCTCGCATGGGTCTGGGGCCGCGTCACCGACGAAGCCCTCGTGCGGCTCCGCGCGGGAGTCGAGCTGGAAGACGGCATGACGGCCCCCGCGAAGGCCCAGGTGATGAAGCACACACCGAAGCAGAGCCTCGTCCGCCTACAGATCCATGAGGGCAAGAACCGCGAGGTGAAGCGCATGTGCAAGGCGGTAGGGCACCCCGTGGCACAACTCACCCGCATCGCCTTCTGCGGCATCCAGGCCAGCGAGCTCAAACCGGGCGAATGGCGCTACCTGACGGAAGAGGAAGTCGGGATGCTCAAGAGGAAGACGGGGCTGTAACGCGCATTTTTTGATGCTATACTGTGGGTATGAAGC
This region of Candidatus Hydrogenedentota bacterium genomic DNA includes:
- a CDS encoding AAA family ATPase → MSKPFIKRLKISNFKSIDTLELHDVGPFSVFAGANGTGKSNFFDALAFFQRVVVSGAVEAIRSSGGSEFVRNATALKSSDETNFGIELDGVLLDSSEAQAGVFVPTSYSMTIHGGESGPQLEEGLTQSGKTYNRPRGKSGLEYTTITGHPISPRIRDDYSNLSMFEGIAVGELARNIRLYRIDPGAATGAFEPDGDDTFLDVSGRNLAAVLSRMGKDPNVREDIREWMEFLVPTVESVNIERRHLDQRSEITFKEKHAARAFPAGFVSQGTMFALSLLVAILDKPAPLSLTLIEEPERGLHPKAIGELIELMRETATPEHAIWITTHSESVVRHTKLEELWLVDRKEGATIMKHASDGNLTDEDIRPFGMDEAWLSNLLGAGLPW
- a CDS encoding VWA domain-containing protein, with product MRVSLQILGVFLMAALGLLGTGCPPDPVEAISFSNATLDFERSELPRFLEVWNNNPDVERLTLAVTPSNSWIVVNVRTVASNAPAQTSGPFNKQTLQVSIDRTRLSAGQHTGSIIFSAPGIITRSVQVTVTQDETGGSGALNVINPVTTYSSPYLIDFSFSLHDSDGHGVVRDPDLFAVLAREGAQVIPNETDVYLQRGAARQLKVALVLDYTQSMQESGGAIAAMEDAAKNILLPALNDDALVSVTEFHRDDAEAEIVTPFTVDRAFTRDRIDAIQSEFVRGFYSASRMLDAVLDAAGAFESASQDEESRYILLFTDGDDTSSTADTNAVVNLAKARGIRIYAIDFGTDAVSTDLDELTERTDGTLFTAETVADLDDSFMQIVQDLDGQYTLRWASVARSNTPFLPGFTLILGDDSTSYTAETNFVPTQHAGNGPLEGKLRFVSSDSENATTVFLRADYIPRLISRFSIYLASDTGFTIDVVDASNDGLLSGWTLASTDDPEGNGITLDFQSPDDPMPFGAFGPMLRISFDALIPEGEPLFSQVYVDNTLYEGGGGQSFVVEGYDNTPPVK
- the aroF gene encoding 3-deoxy-7-phosphoheptulonate synthase, which encodes MIIIMASRSKEDVDYVIQKVEDLGYRPHVIEGVERTVIAAVGDERGKERLAALESLPHVEKVVPILKPFKLAGLEVKQERSVVECGNVKIGNGNFCIVGGPCSVESRDQIFETAKVCKEAGANMLRGGAYKPRTSPYSFQGMEEEGLILLEEAGKEYGMPVVTEVMTTEQVPLVEKHADMFQIGARNMQNFGLLKAVGKARKPVFLKRGMMSTIQELLMSAEYIMSEGNPNVVLCERGIRTFETETRNTLDIQAVPVLQKYTHLPVVIDPSHAAGMWDLVRPMSRASVAAGADGLMIEVHPRPAEAFSDGPQSLKPHKFAALVEELRPFLELMGQKVS
- the scpB gene encoding SMC-Scp complex subunit ScpB, yielding MAENEEHKGIEGSQVEGEAPGEDEDYDEEIVSIESMGREETRQALYALLFASDRPMNATRLAEAISEHMDPEIVGMLLEELREDLNKRPEIPYFLKEIGGGYQLLTKPEFAPFIRRLFQIKRSKRLSKSVLETLAIIAYKQPTTRAEVEAIRGVSVSHAFEQLQERHFIKVSGVSDSPGRPKLYRTTDDFLVQFGLGSLKELPTLEELQETR
- a CDS encoding rRNA pseudouridine synthase → MERLQKYLAACGVASRRAAEVLIEDGRVTVNGEVASLGCKVEPGTDTVHVDGKPVGTEAHVYLVLNKLPNTITTAKDTHGRTTVLDGLGDVGARVFPIGRLDLDVGGVLLLTNDGELANRLIHPRYQIPKVYLAWVWGRVTDEALVRLRAGVELEDGMTAPAKAQVMKHTPKQSLVRLQIHEGKNREVKRMCKAVGHPVAQLTRIAFCGIQASELKPGEWRYLTEEEVGMLKRKTGL